In Anaerostipes hadrus ATCC 29173 = JCM 17467, a single genomic region encodes these proteins:
- a CDS encoding patatin-like phospholipase family protein → MPGIILEGGTFRPIFSAGVMDALLDEDIMFPYMIGVSAGICDGFSYISKQKERNLKILMNHRNDKRYMGAGNLLKERSLFGLDFVYDTIPNKLYPFDWKTFNEYKGTIKVGVTNAWTGKAEYKDGMKLDKKCTMLRATCAIPFAFPTIKVDGKPYYDGGIADPIPIRRSIEDGNDKNLIVLTRPEGYRKELSKSNKAAAKLLKRKYPHLPELLLNRHIRYNKTVRYCEQLEREGKAVILRPEYTIDSLEKDIDVLKQTYDMGYRVTKENINRIKELF, encoded by the coding sequence ATGCCTGGTATTATTTTAGAAGGAGGAACATTTCGTCCGATCTTTAGTGCAGGAGTGATGGATGCACTGTTGGATGAAGATATCATGTTTCCTTATATGATCGGAGTATCTGCGGGAATCTGTGATGGTTTTTCCTATATATCCAAACAAAAGGAAAGAAATTTAAAGATCCTGATGAACCACAGGAATGATAAAAGATACATGGGAGCGGGGAATCTACTGAAAGAGAGAAGTCTTTTTGGACTGGATTTCGTATATGACACGATCCCAAACAAACTGTATCCATTTGACTGGAAGACATTCAATGAATACAAGGGAACGATCAAGGTCGGTGTAACAAATGCATGGACAGGGAAAGCAGAATACAAAGATGGAATGAAACTGGATAAGAAGTGTACGATGCTTCGAGCAACTTGTGCGATCCCGTTTGCATTTCCAACGATCAAAGTAGATGGAAAGCCTTATTATGATGGTGGAATTGCAGATCCGATTCCGATCAGACGATCAATAGAAGATGGGAATGATAAGAATCTGATCGTACTGACAAGGCCAGAAGGGTATAGAAAAGAATTAAGCAAGAGCAACAAAGCTGCGGCAAAACTTCTCAAGAGAAAATATCCACATTTACCGGAACTGCTGTTAAATCGTCATATAAGATATAATAAAACAGTTAGATATTGTGAGCAGTTAGAGAGGGAAGGAAAGGCAGTGATCCTAAGACCAGAGTATACAATCGATAGTTTAGAGAAAGACATTGATGTATTAAAACAAACGTATGATATGGGATACCGTGTCACAAAAGAGAATATAAACCGAATTAAAGAATTATTTTAG
- the vanR gene encoding VanR-ABDEGLN family response regulator transcription factor, with translation MRQSTVLVVDDEKEIADFIELYLKNENYNVHKFYNGKDALACVEHENIDLAILDVMLPDIDGFEILKQIRLTHNFPVIMLTAKVSSMDKINGLTLGADDYIEKPFEPLELMARVKAQLRRFTRYNDGSGMNQEDTLEIAGLILNRATHQCTYGEEEITLTPLEFSILWILTQNRGKVISSENLFEQVWKEKYFKNNNNTVMVHIRHLREKLGEVMGHKELIKTVWGVGYKVEE, from the coding sequence ATGAGACAGTCAACTGTATTAGTAGTAGATGACGAGAAAGAGATTGCTGACTTTATTGAATTATATTTAAAGAATGAAAATTATAATGTACATAAATTTTACAATGGAAAGGATGCCTTGGCATGTGTAGAACATGAGAATATTGATCTGGCGATCCTTGATGTGATGCTGCCAGATATTGATGGATTTGAGATTTTAAAACAGATCCGTTTAACACACAATTTCCCTGTGATCATGCTGACAGCGAAAGTATCTTCCATGGATAAGATCAATGGATTGACATTGGGAGCTGATGATTATATTGAGAAACCATTTGAGCCGTTGGAATTGATGGCAAGAGTGAAGGCACAGCTTCGAAGATTTACAAGATACAACGATGGAAGCGGTATGAATCAGGAAGATACACTGGAGATCGCAGGTCTTATCTTAAATCGTGCAACACACCAGTGTACTTATGGAGAAGAAGAAATTACATTGACACCGCTGGAATTTTCAATTTTATGGATTCTGACACAGAACCGCGGGAAGGTTATAAGCTCAGAGAATCTTTTTGAGCAGGTATGGAAAGAAAAGTATTTTAAGAATAACAATAATACAGTTATGGTACATATCAGACATCTCCGTGAGAAGCTGGGAGAGGTTATGGGACACAAAGAATTGATCAAGACAGTCTGGGGAGTTGGATACAAAGTTGAGGAGTAA
- a CDS encoding sensor histidine kinase: MRSKYRSLKIRIILQTLGISLIVACIGYFVLDIFVDGVFQDPFAKTVVYIFERIGMDELEAIRVYRLIFVQNKTMIIGAGFFVLLLLSFYLGMSKFTTYLRQVEGGIQMILNESKDRILLPPELNPLENKLNEIKGTLKEQRRIAEESEQRKNDIIVYLAHDLKTPLTSIIAYLSLLNESPDMSEEQRAKYIGISLEKAKRLGELINEFFEITRYNLQNITLDKKEFYLYVLLEQVMDSFAAVFKQKGLEWKIEVDDKILIYGDPDRLARVFENLLRNAVSYCYPNSLIEVYGMIDGDNAEILVRNQGKTIPEHQLNNLFEKFYRLDEARSSETGGAGLGLAIAKEIIELHDGTIKAKSQNEYTTFIIRLPRKKEEQ, encoded by the coding sequence TTGAGGAGTAAATACAGAAGTTTAAAGATAAGGATCATACTACAGACATTGGGAATCAGTTTGATCGTTGCATGTATCGGATATTTTGTACTTGATATATTTGTAGATGGTGTATTTCAGGATCCATTTGCCAAAACGGTTGTTTATATATTTGAACGGATTGGGATGGATGAGCTGGAAGCGATCCGTGTATATCGTCTGATCTTTGTACAAAATAAAACAATGATCATTGGTGCTGGATTTTTTGTGCTGCTTTTGTTAAGCTTTTATCTGGGTATGTCAAAATTCACGACATACCTAAGACAGGTTGAAGGCGGGATCCAGATGATCTTAAATGAATCCAAAGACCGCATATTGCTCCCACCAGAGTTGAATCCTTTGGAGAATAAATTAAATGAGATCAAAGGAACGTTGAAAGAACAGAGGCGGATTGCAGAAGAAAGTGAGCAGAGAAAGAATGATATCATCGTCTATCTTGCTCATGATCTGAAGACACCGTTGACGTCGATCATTGCATATTTATCATTGTTAAATGAATCGCCGGATATGTCGGAAGAACAAAGAGCTAAGTATATAGGAATTTCTCTTGAGAAAGCGAAACGTCTTGGAGAACTGATCAATGAGTTCTTTGAAATTACAAGGTATAATCTTCAGAATATTACCTTGGACAAAAAGGAATTTTATCTTTATGTTCTGCTTGAACAGGTGATGGATTCTTTTGCTGCGGTATTTAAGCAGAAAGGATTAGAGTGGAAGATAGAGGTAGATGATAAAATATTAATTTATGGTGATCCGGACAGGCTTGCCAGGGTTTTTGAGAATCTGTTAAGGAATGCAGTATCGTATTGTTATCCGAATTCTCTCATTGAGGTTTATGGAATGATCGATGGAGATAACGCAGAGATTTTAGTCAGGAATCAGGGAAAGACCATACCAGAACATCAATTAAATAACCTGTTTGAGAAATTTTACAGATTAGATGAAGCAAGATCTTCTGAAACTGGCGGGGCAGGTCTTGGACTTGCGATCGCGAAGGAGATCATAGAGCTTCATGATGGAACTATCAAAGCAAAAAGCCAGAATGAGTATACGACATTCATAATACGGCTGCCAAGAAAGAAGGAGGAACAATGA
- a CDS encoding putative manganese-dependent inorganic diphosphatase codes for MKKVYVIGHRNPDTDSICSAIAYANLKNQVEGNGYEAYRAGNINGETRYVLDTFGIKDPKYVSDVRPRLKDVNLNLVKGAKATDSLKSAREMMQTEKIVSLPVLDGKKMIGLVSISDVLKADMDVYDNEILAKAKTPYKNVVETLDGTLQAGDIEGYITEGKLTVSAASVDTMEEFVTAKDTVIVANREDAQIGAIQTGVQCVVVCMGTEVTDKVLELAKEKNCRIITTPYDTFTASRLICQAMPVSYIMATDTIVSFNETDFVDDVKEEMTKKRFRYFPVLNADNEFVGFISRRRILEFNKKQVILVDHNEVSQAVEGLEECEIMEIIDHHRIGSVETVSPVYFRNQPVGCTGTIVAQMYREQGIEITKEMAGLMCSAILSDTLMFRSPTCTPVDEQIARELAQIAGIDVEEHAKAMFRAGSDLSGKTPNEIFYMDYKKFNADTIDFGVGQITSMDQGELDDIKASILEYMDSVKEEQGLDYVFFMLTNILEETTHLLICGPEAEGVIERGFGVTPEDKVAILPGVMSRKKQMIPNLLNAFQQ; via the coding sequence ATGAAAAAAGTATATGTCATTGGACATCGCAATCCAGATACAGATTCCATCTGTTCTGCGATCGCATACGCAAACTTAAAGAATCAAGTGGAAGGAAATGGATACGAAGCATATCGTGCCGGTAATATCAACGGCGAAACAAGATATGTATTGGATACATTTGGAATTAAAGATCCAAAATATGTTAGTGATGTAAGACCAAGATTAAAAGACGTAAATTTAAATCTAGTTAAAGGTGCAAAAGCGACAGATTCCCTGAAATCTGCACGTGAAATGATGCAGACAGAGAAGATTGTGTCTCTTCCAGTATTAGATGGAAAGAAAATGATCGGTCTGGTATCCATCAGTGATGTGTTGAAAGCAGACATGGATGTTTATGACAATGAAATCCTTGCCAAAGCAAAAACACCATATAAAAATGTTGTAGAAACATTAGATGGAACACTTCAGGCAGGAGATATCGAAGGATATATCACAGAAGGTAAGTTAACAGTATCTGCCGCAAGTGTTGATACAATGGAAGAATTTGTAACAGCTAAAGATACAGTGATCGTTGCAAACCGTGAAGATGCACAGATTGGTGCGATCCAGACAGGAGTACAGTGTGTTGTAGTATGCATGGGTACAGAAGTTACTGATAAAGTATTAGAACTTGCAAAGGAAAAGAACTGCAGAATCATCACAACACCATATGATACATTTACAGCAAGCCGTTTGATCTGTCAGGCAATGCCAGTATCTTATATCATGGCAACAGATACGATCGTATCTTTCAATGAAACAGATTTTGTAGATGATGTCAAAGAAGAGATGACAAAGAAACGTTTCCGTTACTTCCCTGTATTGAATGCAGATAACGAATTTGTAGGATTTATTTCCAGACGTCGTATTTTAGAATTCAACAAGAAACAGGTAATCTTAGTTGACCATAATGAGGTATCACAGGCAGTCGAAGGATTAGAAGAATGTGAGATCATGGAGATCATCGACCACCACAGAATCGGAAGTGTGGAAACTGTATCACCAGTTTACTTCAGAAATCAGCCAGTTGGATGTACAGGAACGATCGTTGCTCAGATGTACCGTGAACAGGGAATCGAGATTACAAAAGAGATGGCAGGATTAATGTGTTCTGCAATTCTTTCTGATACATTAATGTTCCGTTCTCCAACATGTACACCAGTGGACGAACAGATCGCGAGAGAATTAGCACAGATCGCAGGAATTGATGTAGAAGAACATGCCAAAGCAATGTTCCGTGCAGGAAGTGATTTAAGTGGTAAGACTCCAAACGAGATCTTCTACATGGATTATAAGAAATTCAATGCCGATACAATTGATTTTGGTGTTGGACAGATCACATCCATGGATCAGGGAGAATTAGATGATATCAAAGCATCAATCCTTGAATATATGGATTCTGTGAAAGAAGAACAGGGACTTGATTACGTATTCTTTATGCTAACAAACATCTTAGAGGAAACAACACATCTGCTGATCTGCGGACCAGAAGCTGAGGGAGTGATCGAACGCGGATTTGGTGTAACACCAGAAGATAAAGTTGCAATTCTTCCTGGAGTTATGTCACGTAAGAAACAGATGATCCCTAATCTTTTGAATGCGTTTCAGCAGTAG
- a CDS encoding Rpn family recombination-promoting nuclease/putative transposase: MGEKDKIEKLLEDYPDVFADIINVLVYQGEEVVKPEELRTTNIRSQYKASDDVLHEEERDTLKEWNNKKGFKVLFGIENQTIKDKKMPLRVIAYDGASYRSQMLKKGAKEFCKVITLILHFGDNQWKDDKELREVINQESVNEELFQNYKLNVFDIAYLTEEQIKMFQSDFGIIADYFVKRRKGYKTIENHKPIKHVDEMLKFMRIFAEDERFLQLDVKKNEEGEVTMCTILDTAINKGIEQGISQGITQGIAQGKIIGENATLQLVKILLANNKNQDIDKIYNDIQYRNKLMEEYKIYERI, from the coding sequence ATGGGAGAAAAGGATAAGATTGAAAAGTTATTGGAAGATTATCCAGATGTATTTGCAGATATTATCAATGTATTAGTTTATCAAGGAGAAGAGGTAGTTAAACCAGAGGAACTACGGACAACAAATATACGGTCACAATATAAAGCATCAGATGATGTGCTTCATGAAGAAGAGAGAGATACTTTGAAAGAATGGAATAATAAAAAAGGTTTCAAGGTATTATTTGGAATTGAAAATCAGACAATCAAAGATAAAAAGATGCCACTACGTGTAATTGCATACGATGGAGCAAGTTATCGTTCTCAGATGTTAAAGAAAGGTGCAAAAGAATTTTGTAAAGTAATAACACTGATCTTACATTTTGGAGATAATCAATGGAAAGATGATAAAGAACTAAGAGAAGTTATCAATCAAGAAAGTGTGAATGAGGAGCTGTTTCAAAATTATAAATTGAATGTATTTGACATAGCATATCTGACAGAAGAACAAATAAAAATGTTTCAAAGTGACTTTGGAATTATTGCGGATTATTTTGTAAAACGAAGAAAAGGTTATAAAACAATTGAAAATCATAAACCAATCAAACATGTGGATGAAATGTTAAAATTTATGAGGATTTTTGCAGAAGACGAAAGATTTTTGCAATTGGATGTAAAGAAAAATGAGGAAGGAGAGGTTACTATGTGTACAATATTAGATACAGCAATTAATAAAGGAATTGAGCAAGGAATAAGTCAAGGAATAACACAAGGTATAGCGCAGGGAAAAATTATAGGGGAAAATGCTACATTACAGTTAGTAAAAATTTTATTAGCTAATAATAAAAATCAAGATATAGATAAGATATACAATGATATACAGTATAGAAATAAATTAATGGAAGAGTATAAAATCTATGAAAGAATATAA
- a CDS encoding ABC transporter ATP-binding protein, which yields MSTFQKFIQYYKPYKKVFIFDLICAAFISLVDLAYPQILRSLTKTLFLKDASMILKTLPIIGGILFICYIFQAFCKYYVSCQGHIMGAQMERDMRRKLFDHYENLSFSYYDQHNTGQMMSRLVSDLFDISEAAHHGPENLFISLVKIVGSFIFLFIIQWKLAIILLAIVLLMIFFSAKQNRKMQATFLDNRRKIGDVNASLQDSLAGIRIVQSFANEDIEREKFRVGNEAFLDSKRDNYRAMGSFQSGNTFFQGMMYLVTLLAGGYFIALGQMSAADLAMYALYIGIFISPIQILVELTEMIQKGMSGFIRYQSVIDIESEITDSVDAVNMKHPDGDICYHDVSFSYEDNEIVLNHIDFTIKSGKSIALVGPSGGGKTTICSLLPRFYDITDGLITIGGQNIKDIKLESLRSSIGIVQQDVYLFGGSVKENIAYGNPDATFDEIVEAAKKANIHDFIMTLPNGYDTFVGERGTRLSGGQKQRISIARVFLKNPPILILDEATSALDNESEQHIQKSLDALSENRTTITIAHRLSTIQNADEILVIDGQTIKERGTHEELIASGGLYAKYYHMM from the coding sequence ATGAGTACTTTTCAAAAATTCATCCAATATTATAAACCCTACAAAAAAGTCTTCATTTTTGATCTGATCTGTGCAGCATTTATCAGTCTGGTTGATCTTGCTTATCCACAGATCCTTCGTTCACTTACAAAGACTTTATTTCTTAAGGATGCTTCTATGATCCTTAAGACTCTTCCGATCATCGGGGGAATTTTATTTATCTGCTATATTTTTCAGGCATTCTGTAAATATTATGTCAGCTGTCAGGGACATATCATGGGAGCTCAGATGGAACGTGATATGCGCCGTAAACTGTTTGACCATTATGAAAATCTTTCTTTTTCCTATTATGATCAGCATAACACCGGACAAATGATGAGCCGTCTTGTTTCTGATCTGTTTGATATTTCCGAAGCTGCCCATCACGGCCCTGAGAATTTATTTATCTCTCTTGTAAAGATCGTTGGATCTTTTATTTTCCTGTTTATCATTCAGTGGAAATTAGCGATTATTCTTCTTGCGATCGTTTTACTGATGATCTTCTTCAGTGCAAAGCAAAACCGTAAGATGCAGGCTACCTTCCTTGATAACCGCAGGAAGATTGGTGATGTCAATGCTTCTTTGCAAGACTCCCTTGCTGGAATCCGTATTGTGCAGTCTTTTGCAAATGAAGATATTGAACGTGAGAAATTTCGTGTTGGAAATGAGGCATTTTTAGATTCCAAGCGTGATAATTATCGTGCTATGGGAAGTTTTCAGAGTGGAAATACATTTTTCCAAGGAATGATGTATCTTGTCACTTTACTTGCTGGTGGTTATTTTATCGCTCTTGGCCAGATGAGTGCTGCTGACCTTGCTATGTATGCATTGTATATTGGAATCTTTATCAGCCCGATTCAGATTCTTGTAGAATTAACAGAAATGATCCAGAAAGGTATGTCTGGTTTTATCCGTTATCAGTCTGTTATTGATATTGAATCTGAGATCACAGATTCTGTTGATGCCGTTAATATGAAACATCCTGATGGGGATATCTGTTATCATGATGTCTCATTTAGTTACGAGGATAATGAGATTGTATTAAATCACATTGATTTCACGATCAAATCAGGAAAATCCATTGCACTCGTTGGACCTTCCGGTGGTGGGAAAACAACGATCTGTTCTCTGCTGCCTCGATTTTATGATATTACAGATGGTTTGATTACGATCGGTGGTCAGAATATCAAGGATATAAAATTAGAGAGTCTTAGAAGCTCCATCGGTATTGTTCAACAGGATGTTTATCTATTTGGCGGCAGTGTCAAAGAAAATATTGCTTACGGAAACCCTGATGCAACCTTTGATGAAATTGTCGAAGCTGCTAAGAAAGCCAATATCCACGATTTTATTATGACATTACCTAATGGCTATGATACTTTCGTTGGAGAACGTGGTACAAGATTATCCGGTGGTCAGAAGCAAAGAATCTCTATTGCAAGAGTCTTCTTAAAGAACCCGCCAATCTTAATCTTAGATGAAGCTACCAGCGCATTAGATAATGAAAGCGAGCAGCATATCCAGAAGAGTCTGGACGCCTTGTCTGAAAATCGAACAACGATCACGATCGCCCATCGTTTATCAACGATCCAGAATGCAGATGAAATTCTTGTTATCGATGGACAAACGATCAAAGAACGAGGAACACATGAAGAACTAATTGCCTCTGGCGGTCTTTATGCTAAATACTATCATATGATGTAA
- a CDS encoding helix-turn-helix domain-containing protein, translating to MEQLVWETAEELDQKLAQRVRKIRKRRSISQMKLASMSGVSYGSIKRFETTGQISLISLTKIAMALDIADELRNIFTQVPYRNIQEVINERN from the coding sequence ATGGAACAATTAGTATGGGAAACAGCAGAAGAATTAGATCAGAAACTTGCACAAAGAGTACGAAAGATCAGAAAACGGCGTTCTATTTCTCAGATGAAATTAGCTTCTATGAGTGGTGTAAGTTATGGTTCGATCAAAAGGTTTGAGACAACAGGACAGATTTCATTAATTTCATTAACTAAGATAGCAATGGCATTAGATATTGCAGATGAACTTCGAAATATTTTTACACAAGTGCCATATCGGAATATTCAGGAGGTTATCAATGAGCGAAACTAA
- a CDS encoding type II toxin-antitoxin system HipA family toxin — protein sequence MSETKTLQVMYDEKLVGTLAMASGHKVAFQYSEEWLEDGFSISPFSLPLKNQVFVPQKDYFDGLFGVFADSLPDNWGRLLLNRLLRVHKQNPDRLTVLDRLEIVGKSGMGAITYHPERTLEQTNGNTNLDELAEQCQKILNTEYSDKLDELYRLGGTSGGARPKIMTTIDEEEWIIKFPAHVDGKNAGKMEYDYSCCAKKSGITMSETRLFPSEQCDGYFGTKRFDRRIDQTGKKRIHMLTAAALLELDFEQPSLDYHSLMKLTKILTRDNTEDIENMFRRMCFNVFAHNRDDHSKNFTYLYDEEKDSWRLSPAYDLTYSSTYYGEHTTTVDGNGRNPGRKEILTVGITSGMKKEVCVDIMDQIEKCVRDMLGEYL from the coding sequence ATGAGCGAAACTAAAACGTTACAAGTTATGTATGATGAAAAGCTTGTGGGAACACTGGCTATGGCATCAGGGCATAAAGTTGCATTCCAGTATAGTGAGGAATGGTTAGAAGATGGTTTTTCAATCAGCCCATTTTCATTACCTTTAAAAAATCAAGTGTTTGTTCCGCAAAAGGATTATTTTGATGGCCTTTTCGGAGTATTTGCGGACAGTTTGCCAGATAACTGGGGAAGATTATTATTGAATCGATTATTGCGTGTACATAAACAGAATCCAGATAGATTAACTGTTTTGGACCGCTTAGAGATTGTTGGAAAGTCAGGAATGGGAGCAATTACCTATCATCCTGAGCGGACATTGGAACAAACAAATGGAAATACAAACCTGGATGAACTGGCAGAACAATGTCAGAAAATTCTCAATACAGAATATTCAGATAAACTAGATGAATTATATCGCCTTGGAGGAACCAGTGGTGGTGCAAGACCGAAGATCATGACGACAATCGATGAGGAAGAATGGATCATAAAATTTCCAGCTCATGTAGATGGAAAAAATGCAGGGAAAATGGAATATGATTATTCATGTTGTGCGAAAAAAAGTGGGATTACAATGAGTGAAACAAGACTTTTTCCATCAGAACAGTGTGATGGTTATTTTGGAACGAAACGCTTTGATAGAAGAATAGACCAAACAGGAAAAAAAAGAATTCATATGTTAACTGCTGCAGCTCTTTTGGAATTGGACTTCGAGCAGCCAAGTCTTGATTATCATAGTTTAATGAAATTGACAAAGATATTAACAAGAGATAATACGGAGGATATTGAAAATATGTTTCGTAGAATGTGTTTTAACGTTTTTGCACATAATCGAGATGATCATTCAAAGAATTTCACATATTTATATGATGAAGAGAAAGATAGTTGGCGACTAAGCCCAGCATATGATCTAACTTATAGCAGCACATATTATGGAGAACATACCACGACAGTTGACGGGAATGGACGTAATCCTGGAAGAAAGGAAATTTTAACAGTTGGAATTACGTCAGGGATGAAAAAAGAGGTATGTGTGGATATTATGGATCAGATAGAGAAATGTGTAAGAGATATGTTAGGAGAATATTTATGA
- a CDS encoding NUDIX hydrolase has protein sequence MFKHLNTRIPKRIEQEKDKVSAVMIPLIKKNDGYHILFEVRSNKLSQQPGEICFPGGRREHDETSMETSIRETCEELLISESNIKLYGPLDYFLSPAGLRIDPYLGELVNYDGQYSNDEVSEIFTVPLAFFQNTPPKCYYNKVTMYPTDNFPFDKVPGGKEYPWARGEYEVLFYEYDDRIIWGLTAKILYYNLKMIQ, from the coding sequence ATGTTCAAACACTTAAACACCCGAATTCCAAAAAGAATTGAACAAGAAAAGGACAAGGTATCTGCCGTTATGATCCCTCTGATCAAGAAAAATGATGGATACCATATCCTATTTGAAGTCCGTTCCAATAAACTCTCACAACAGCCTGGGGAAATCTGTTTCCCGGGCGGCCGGAGAGAACATGATGAAACATCCATGGAGACTTCGATCCGTGAAACTTGTGAAGAATTACTGATTTCTGAATCTAATATTAAATTATATGGGCCTTTAGATTACTTTTTATCTCCTGCTGGTCTGCGGATCGATCCTTATCTTGGGGAATTAGTAAATTATGATGGTCAGTATAGTAATGATGAAGTTTCTGAAATTTTCACTGTTCCATTAGCATTCTTTCAGAACACCCCACCGAAATGTTATTATAACAAAGTGACTATGTATCCAACAGATAACTTTCCATTTGATAAAGTACCTGGTGGAAAAGAGTACCCTTGGGCACGTGGGGAATATGAGGTTTTATTCTACGAATATGATGACCGTATCATATGGGGACTTACGGCGAAGATCTTGTATTATAATTTGAAAATGATCCAGTAA
- the hydG gene encoding [FeFe] hydrogenase H-cluster radical SAM maturase HydG, whose product MYRPESGIAEEFIDDQEIKDTLAYADANKNNKELILSIIEKAKKLKGISHREASVLLACEDKELIQKVFDLAIKIKEEFYGNRIVMFAPLYLANYCVNGCTYCPYHYKNKHIRRKKLTQEEIKKEVIALQDMGHKRLALETGEDPVNIPIEYVLESIKTIYSIKHKNGAIRRVNVNIAATTVENYKKLKDVGIGTYILFQETYHKDNYEVLHPTGPKHDYAYHTEAMDRAMTAGIDDVGIGVLFGLDMYRYDFAGLLMHAEHLEAKFGVGPHTISVPRIRPADDIDPDDFENAINDDIFEKIVAILRISVPYTGIIVSTRETQESRERVLKVGVSQISGASSTSVGGYAEKEKPEDNSAQFEKNDNRTLDEIIGWLMDLGHIPSFCTACYREGRTGDRFMTLVKSGQIANCCAPNALMTLKEYLEDYASDEVKAKGEVLIKQELEKIPNPVVKQKATEYIENIHEGKRDFRF is encoded by the coding sequence ATGTACAGACCAGAATCCGGTATCGCAGAAGAATTTATTGATGACCAGGAGATCAAAGATACACTTGCTTATGCAGATGCCAACAAAAACAATAAGGAACTGATCCTGTCTATCATTGAAAAAGCAAAGAAATTAAAAGGTATTTCCCACAGAGAAGCTTCCGTACTTCTTGCATGTGAAGATAAAGAACTGATCCAGAAAGTTTTTGATCTTGCGATCAAGATCAAGGAAGAATTCTATGGAAATCGTATCGTTATGTTTGCTCCATTATATCTTGCAAACTATTGTGTCAACGGATGTACTTACTGTCCTTATCATTATAAGAATAAACATATCCGCAGAAAGAAATTAACTCAGGAAGAGATCAAGAAAGAAGTTATCGCTCTTCAGGATATGGGGCATAAGAGACTGGCTCTTGAAACAGGAGAAGATCCTGTGAATATTCCAATTGAATATGTATTAGAGAGCATTAAAACAATTTACAGTATCAAACACAAAAACGGTGCGATCCGTCGTGTAAACGTAAATATCGCTGCTACAACAGTTGAAAATTATAAGAAATTAAAAGATGTTGGTATCGGAACATATATTTTATTCCAGGAAACCTACCACAAAGACAATTATGAAGTTCTTCATCCAACAGGACCAAAACATGATTATGCTTACCATACAGAAGCTATGGACCGTGCGATGACAGCTGGTATCGATGATGTTGGTATCGGTGTTTTATTCGGTCTTGATATGTATCGTTATGACTTTGCTGGTCTGTTAATGCATGCAGAACATCTGGAAGCAAAATTCGGTGTTGGACCTCATACGATCAGTGTTCCAAGAATCCGTCCTGCTGACGATATCGATCCTGACGATTTCGAAAATGCAATCAATGATGATATCTTTGAGAAGATCGTTGCAATCCTTCGTATTTCTGTTCCTTATACAGGAATCATCGTATCTACTCGTGAGACACAAGAATCAAGAGAACGTGTCTTAAAAGTCGGAGTATCTCAGATCAGTGGTGCTTCTTCTACAAGTGTCGGTGGATACGCTGAAAAAGAAAAACCAGAAGATAACTCTGCACAGTTTGAGAAAAATGATAACCGTACCTTAGATGAGATCATCGGATGGCTGATGGATCTTGGTCATATTCCAAGTTTCTGTACAGCATGTTACCGTGAAGGACGTACTGGTGATCGTTTCATGACTCTTGTCAAATCCGGTCAGATTGCAAACTGCTGTGCACCAAATGCTTTAATGACTTTAAAAGAATACTTAGAGGATTACGCTTCTGATGAAGTCAAAGCCAAAGGTGAGGTATTGATCAAACAGGAACTTGAGAAGATCCCAAATCCTGTTGTCAAGCAGAAAGCTACCGAATATATCGAAAATATTCATGAAGGAAAACGTGATTTCAGATTCTAG